A section of the Papaver somniferum cultivar HN1 unplaced genomic scaffold, ASM357369v1 unplaced-scaffold_32, whole genome shotgun sequence genome encodes:
- the LOC113341884 gene encoding uncharacterized protein LOC113341884: MPIDADLFNYDHNSISSDDSQRMDEIPTMEEIKEAVFDLGADSTPGPDGFSSCFYRHCWEVIQQDLFNAITYCWQDKIIPQGRNIHENISVASEMVNDLKTKRKDGNVGLKLDITQAFDTGNMKSLHNLLSLLGKYQSASGQTVCREKSKVYYGGGSLSRCRTITNLLGMEVTTFSDKYLGVQIMPGVVKYRHISNVIDKIKKQLSVWKGKLLYFQDIIVLINSVITSYAIHNMAVYKWTKKFIQQVERVIRNFLWSGDAEIARKFVVGFPKVCCPLKEGGLGITSMAVTNKALLMKFWWCIRASNKKWARFLWAKYTTRQGKIKQYGVKSSILPGIKLVHTIVDINTKVLLGDRRSTSLYFDVWYGNESIADILGDIELDSSVMVSVVIVNNAWQVHGIHAQNLIRDGVDLNNLPDLQGRADSRIWMPELLEDSLDELLLCFDGAAKGNPGMAGAGVVVRDHDCNFVCAMSIGLGRTNNFLADLYGVIVGLEWARKWVVRKVLARSDSVGAIMAFSNSNVP; the protein is encoded by the exons ATGCCTATTGATGCTGATTTGTTCAATTATGATCATAACAGCATTTCTTCGGATGATAGTCAGCGAATGGATGAAATTCCTACTATGGAAGAGATAAAGGAAGCTGTTTTTGATCTTGGCGCTGATAGTACACCTGGCCCTGATGGTTTCTCGAGTTGTTTCTATAGGCATTGTTGGGAGGTGATTCAACAAGACCTATTCAACGCTATTACTTATTGCTGGCAAGATAAAATAATTCCTCAAG GGAGgaacattcatgaaaacattaGCGTGGCGTCGGAGATGGTAAATGATCTTAAAACTAAACGTAAAGATGGAAATGTGGGTCTTAAACTTGACATCACGCAAGCctttgacacg GGCAACATGAAGAGTTTGCAtaatcttctttctttgcttggTAAGTATCAATCGGCCTCAGGGCAAACTGTTTGTCGTGAAAAGAGTAAGGTTTACtatggtggtggttctttgaGTCGTTGTAGAACAATCACAAATTTACTTGGTATGGAAGTGACTACTTTTTCGGACAAGTATTTAGGTGTTCAAATTATGCCCGGTGTTGTTAAATATCGTCACATTAGCAATGTGATTGATAAAATTAAGAAACAACTTTCTGTTTGGAAGGGGAAGTTACTTTATTTTCAAGACATAATAGTTCTTATTAATTCGGTGATTACAAGTTATGCCATTCACAACATGGCGGTTTATAAATGGACTAAGAAGTTCATCCAACAAGTTGAAAGGGTTATTCGTAATTTCCTTtggtctggagatgctgagatagcaaggaaatttgttgttggttttCCTAAGGTTTGTTGTCCCTTGAAAGAAGGTGGTTTGGGTATTACTAGCATGGCAGTCACTAACAAGGCGCTTCTCATGAAGTTTTGGTGGTGTATTCGTGCTTCTAACAAGAAATGGGCACGTTTCTTATGGGCAAAATATACTACTAGGCAGGGTAAAATTAAGCAATATGGTGTGAAGTCTTCAATTCTTCCGGGCATTAAATTGGTTCATACCATTGTGGACATAAATACCAAGGTTCTACTCGGTGATAGGAGGTCTActtctctttattttgatgtttggtatggtaaTGAAAGCATAGCTGATATACTTGGTGACATTGAACTTGATAGTTCAGTCATGGTTAGTGTTGTTATTGTTAATAATGCATGGCAGGTACACGGAATTCATGCTCAAAACTTGATACGGGATGGTGTTGATCTTAATAACCTACCAGATTTGCAAGGGAGAGCTGACAGCAGAATTTGGATGCCTGAGCTTCTAGAAGATTCACT AGATGAGCTTCTTTTGTGTTTTGATGGGGCGGCCAAAGGTAACCCTGGTATGGCTGGTGCGGGAGTTGTAGTACGGGATCATGATTGCAATTTTGTATGTGCCATGAGCATTGGACTGGGAAGAACTAATAACTTTTTGGCGGATCTTTACGGGGTGATTGTTGGTTTGGAATGGGCTAGGAAGTGGGTTGTTAGAAAAGTCTTGGCACGCTCTGATTCAGTTGGCGCTATTATGGCCTTTTCAAATTCTAATGTGCCCTGA
- the LOC113341885 gene encoding uncharacterized protein LOC113341885, producing MALHVMKPDGYKKEVIHNAVGLSKENIWIFWSIDMATPVVINSSRQDITIETEGVLQQLASVDNDTPWLVMGDFNCVLRNEEKKGGREPRTLVINDFSDWMEDNDLFEADFLDSKYTWANVSDHSTLIGFPFANPRIKRAPFRVQKMWFSHQDFMRMVIESWNAPVSGSPFFIYPFNLKRLKATMKEWNLQVFGNVYAKLKQAKLTMEVALRISDEDPEDIAKINSAKEASVTLQEIRSQQSIMLKQKFRNKWLTDGSSNTSFFHANIRTRRSSDLISELVDDNGNTLNDFDQIRNYAVSFFES from the exons ATGGCCTTGCACGTGATGAAGCCAG ATGGGTATAAAAAAGAAGTTATTCATAATGCTGTTGGTttgtctaaagagaatatttggaTTTTCTGGTCCATTgacatggccacgcctgtggttATAAACTCTAGTAGACAAGATATTACTATTGAAACGGAGGGTGTGTTG CAGCAACTTGCTTCGGTTGATAATGATACGCCGTGGTTAgttatgggtgattttaattgtgttcttcgtaATGAGGAGAAAAAAGGAGGACGTGAGCCAAGGACTTTAGTCATTaatgattttagtgattggatggaAGACAATGATCTCTTTGAAGCGGATTTCTTGGATTCCAAATACACTTGGGCTAATG tttctgaccattctacACTTATTGGGTTTCCTTTCGCTAACCCAAGAATAAAACGAGCTCCTTTTAGAGtgcagaagatgtggttttctcatcaaGATTTCATGCGCATGGTTATTGAGAGTTGGAATGCTCCTGTTTCTGGTTCTCCGTTTTTTATTTACCCTTTCAATCTCAAAAGACTTAAGGCTACCATGAAAGAATGGAATTTACAGGTCTTTGGCAATGTTTATGCTAAGCTCAAGCAGGCTAAATTGACTATGGAAGTTGCACTTCGCATTTCGGATGAAGATCCAGAAGATATTGCTAAGATAAATTCTGCCAAAGAAGCTTCAGTTACTCTTCAGGAAATTCGTTCTCAACAATCTATTATGTTGAAACAAAAATTTCGTAACAAATGGCTCACAGATGGTTCTagtaatacttctttttttcatgcCAATATTCGAACTCGCAGGAGCAGTGATCTGATTTCGGAATTGGTGGATGATAATGGGAATACTCTCAATGACTTTGATCAAATTAGAAACTATGCGGTTTCTTTTTTTGAGTCTTAA